Proteins encoded within one genomic window of Bombina bombina isolate aBomBom1 chromosome 1, aBomBom1.pri, whole genome shotgun sequence:
- the LOC128642949 gene encoding olfactory receptor 1020-like, with translation MEYSNSTFASSFILLGLSDSTHFQAIYFLLFLVMYIITLFGNMLLIVLVRISNQLQTPMYFFLSTLSFIDICFSSTIVPKILVNTLSKDRSISLSECASQMYFSLVLGATECIILVSMAYDRYAAICRPLLYNIIMNKRFCLGLNAASWAVGLSNAAIQVLFTFQLPYCRSHHVNHFFCEVPPFLKLACRDTWLNELLLYISAGIIAGLAFFLTLISYIYIISTILKIKSSQSRYKAFSTCSSHLTVVSLYFSTILFMYLHPHSRYSTEIDKTVPVLYTTVTPMLNPIIYSMRNNDVKRIIKTKVIRKIYF, from the coding sequence ATGGAATATTCAAATTCAACTTTTGCGTCTAGTTTCATCCTCCTTGGACTTTCCGATTCCACACACTTTCAGGCTATATATTTTCTCCTTTTCCTGGTGATGTATATAATCACACTGTTTGGGAACATGTTGCTAATTGTGCTAGTAAGAATCAGCAATCAGCTTCAGACACCTATGTATTTTTTCCTTAGTACTCTCTCATTCATTGATATCTGTTTCTCATCCACTATAGTTCCTAAAATTCTGGTGAACACCTTATCTAAGGACAGAAGCATTTCTCTTTCAGAATGCGCATCTCAAATGTATTTCTCTTTGGTTTTAGGAGCCACTGAATGTATAATATTGGTTTCCATGGCTTATGATAGATATGCAGCTATTTGTAGGCCTTTACTCTACAACATTATAATGAATAAAAGATTTTGCCTGGGTCTAAATGCTGCATCCTGGGCTGTGGGCTTAAGTAATGCTGCAATTCAGGTATTATTTACTTTCCAGCTACCTTACTGCAGATCCCATCATGTCAACCACTTTTTCTGTGAGGTACCTCCTTTCTTAAAACTAGCTTGCAGAGATACTTGGCTCAACGAGCTTTTATTGTATATCTCAGCTGGTATTATAGCAGGTTTGGCCTTCTTTCTCACTTTAATTTCCTATATTTACATAATCTCCACCATACTGAAGATAAAGTCATCTCAGAGTAGGTATAAAGCATTCTCTACATGTTCCTCCCACCTTACAGTGGTTTCTCTCTATTTTAGTACCATTTTGTTCATGTATTTGCATCCACATTCCAGGTACTCTACTGAGATTGACAAGACTGTGCCGGTTCTTTACACAACAGTGACCCCAATGCTGAATCCAATTATCTACAGTATGAGGAATAACGATGTCAAAAGAATTATTAAAACAAAAGTGATCAGGAAAATATATTTCTAA